The DNA sequence ggcatgcctgcaacagtcTGCACTGATCTGGCACTgaagctggcccagtgtgagcccatgCCAGCGGGCAGAGGACAGAGAACTGCCGCCcggagctccaggtaagtgccaGGTGGCGGACAGCTAAGTCTGGATGGGGGGAGGCgtagcagggtggggggagggcagggggaaggagtggtggggggagggagtagggcgggagggggcagaaatagtggcagccctgctgccatatcctatcccccccagcctgggagacccaacatgggtctcctcaaatctgcagcCTCTCAATAGgggagacacattggggctgctTGACTGTTACACAGGATACCTTATCCCAAGAAGCcccagcactgcttcccagccccatgggatgtggcggtagccattttggctcagctgcagccctgggcactggaaagcataggattgggccattcgtTTGCCAAAATTAGTCATCCACAGAAACGTATGCAATAAAGGTATTCTTCTAATAGGACatgtaagggcaggaggtctggtctagagggctgagactccgtttgcctgaagataacatccgaaggtcaccagttcgaggccactggcactgtgaaaggcgagaccttgaagcagctgacaagcctagccaagttatgctgagttattccacctgctctttggctgctgtcagcctgtgtgggaggaaaatggaggccagaatgtgataccagatcataaaaagatccatctgaaatgttgtggttcttgaaagacagaaccttcttcaattgtaaaaatccctattgggatttagtatagcctgcctatgtaaaccgccttgaattaaagtctgaggagaaatctgacaaccaagaaaggcggtatataaatacctgtattattattattattattattattattattattataagatccatctgaaatgttgtgcggttcttgaaagatagaacctttcttcaattgtaaaaatccctacagggatttagaacagcctgcctatgtagatcgccttgaattaaagtctgaggagaaatctgacaactaagaaaggcggtatataaatatctgtattaattaattaattattatctTATTTGTAGGAGGAAAAAGATAATGCAATGAATGAacagctaaaaagaaaaagaaacaacaaCCAAGAGAGGAACATGGAGAGAGGAATCCTGCACGTGACCAGGGCATGCAGAGAGGGCGAAGCTCATGTGCTGTTGTCAAGCTGAaaatcacacacagacacatcCCAAAGCAGAAATTCACTCCTGCAGTGCCCATTTCCTCATATCACTGTCTTAGATGCAAATGGTCATGATGTAGGGAAGGGATTTCAGCTTAAAAGCAGTAAATGGGGGGCAGGTGAACCTCCCCTTTTCTTCACCCTCCTCTTGACCAggatcaccccaccaccaccaccacctctccagcttggccaatttttttatttttttttacaagtacTTCTGTTTGGAGACATGACTCTCTCACTCACATTTGCATGCATGTCAAATTTGTCCCTAAGCTGAGCCAACTTGAACTTTTAGTTCTGAATGTTGAGCCTCAGCATCTGCAAGGGTTCAGTTCCCaggacccctgtggatgccaaaaatcatgttaaatgaaatccactttaaaaaaaaacaatgtccctttgctcagtggtttaaaaatagaCTCACTGACAGTAATGTGggagagcagcaggcaggcaggcaggcagacaatctctctctctctccaggcacttagaaaggtttcctgactccccccaccccttcatcTAGAGCGCTAGGAGCACTTtagttccccttacctctgaccaGACTCAGGCCCATCTCTGACCACATCTCACACCTCTGGCCCCCAGCTTCTCACCTGGTTGAACTGAAACTGATAGTTGTTCGCTCTTCCTCCTGGCTCTCTGTTTTTTTTCATCTGCTCAATCTGGTTTTCATCGCCAGCCTAGTCTCAGTCATGACCACTGTCTCTGGCCCAATGCTCCCCATGCTATGACCACCTTCCAGAGCCACAGCTTATCTCAGAGCTTGACTAGACACTTACCAACTTCGAGCAAAGCTTGCCCAATATCTCATCACCCTGCCATTCAGTGCATCCTCCTCGTCTGTGTACGACTGGCCTTCTTTCTGCACTGATGCTATTGTTCCAAACAGGTAAGGTACCTCAGCACCATGGGTTACCCCTGCCCACTCAGGCCAAAGAGAGCCAGAAGTGTAATGGGTAAAAAAGTAAGCATATACGGGACTCCCAGCTTCCACCAACTTTGCAGCAAAATCAGTCATTGGGCACACAAACTCATTATCTCTAGATAACTGAGCCATTGCTCTGCTATATCGCCCTGGACTATCATCATCTTCAACATATTTCAGTGCTAAAGCTTCGATCGCGGATTCCGCTGCTCCTCTCATATATTTCCGCATGCCTTCCAACAGCTGTTCCTGGGTCACTACAGTGCCATCTGCAATGGAatcaggaaataaataaaacaccaTGGCAGAGCCTTCGTCAGCAGTGACACCAGTGAGAACAGGTTTCCCTTGAATACGTCCAGCCTTGATAAGCTTTTGTGGTTcatcaagaaggaagtccccatCCGTGGTTGTACCAAAGAGGTAAGTGAAACTGTCAAAATCAATCTCTTCATAAGCCTTCTTTTGCAGACAGCTCACCACAGCGCTGTGGTCTTCTTGCGTGCAAGATAATGAGCGGCCAAGCTTCAaggcattctcctttgcctgctCAGGACTCTGCCAAGCCCAGGGAGCATTGGGGGCTCCACTCTGCAGCACAGCACGGGCAAaaaggggctggctggctggtgagAGGAGGTGGAAACCCACCGAAGCCGCTCCAGCACTGTGACCAAGGAGGGTCAACAGATCTGGGTCACCACCAAAGGCGGCTGCATTCTCCTTCACCCATGTCACTGCCAGATGCTGATCCCATAAGCCCACGTTTCCTGGGGCAGCTGGTGGCAAGTAGAGAAAACCCAGAAGCCCCAAGCGGTAATTTATGGAAGCCACAATGACTTTCTCAGTAGCGGCAAACATAGCTCCATTGTAGAGATCCAGGGATGCTGTACCAGAGACAAACCCTCCACCATGGATCCAAACCAGGACAGGAGCTGGTTCAGACTGTTGGGGCACCCAGAGGTTGAGAAAGAGACAGTCCTCTGAAAGTGGCGTGTTG is a window from the Tiliqua scincoides isolate rTilSci1 chromosome 2, rTilSci1.hap2, whole genome shotgun sequence genome containing:
- the LOC136639037 gene encoding cholinesterase-like, with the protein product MPVTASTAFPALPRVDGLPHTPFTFPSHTSAVAMPGFFPCFLSLLFLLLHSLLVAGSPDDTVVVTSSGPIKGKKVTTDSGTVTAYLGIPYAEPPLGELRFQKSRPHQPWNDVLEVTSFGNSCPQRKVSNNIIPDGGAWAVNTPLSEDCLFLNLWVPQQSEPAPVLVWIHGGGFVSGTASLDLYNGAMFAATEKVIVASINYRLGLLGFLYLPPAAPGNVGLWDQHLAVTWVKENAAAFGGDPDLLTLLGHSAGAASVGFHLLSPASQPLFARAVLQSGAPNAPWAWQSPEQAKENALKLGRSLSCTQEDHSAVVSCLQKKAYEEIDFDSFTYLFGTTTDGDFLLDEPQKLIKAGRIQGKPVLTGVTADEGSAMVFYLFPDSIADGTVVTQEQLLEGMRKYMRGAAESAIEALALKYVEDDDSPGRYSRAMAQLSRDNEFVCPMTDFAAKLVEAGSPVYAYFFTHYTSGSLWPEWAGVTHGAEVPYLFGTIASVQKEGQSYTDEEDALNGRVMRYWASFARSWQPTESFPTEEPWPLYDAAKQNFYRISTESPEVVQKSPAQRCDFLATHNSNSEKDFVSPEKEEDGKHETRM